One stretch of Qingrenia yutianensis DNA includes these proteins:
- a CDS encoding NAD(P)-binding domain-containing protein, translated as MKVSVVGDIKMGVCFARLLKRKGFDVVAFYSDSIETSVKYAVAVSCKAYLDLERAVSESELIILAVNDRVLKRTMRKIAAYKPSGKIFCALTAAETSDTVSIGGNNTYFTAFIPKYADDNGDYSDISEAPLFFEGFGELYHDFYDELYMRGVNAKFIDKTQKYGCALAAALTSDFVGMLCSIACDVSQKVNTGDGWVKDFAAESAYKALVSGTRSEVFNVNMKKALSEISCLDADTVHKLKSTIKVLEVMSVSYFN; from the coding sequence TTGAAAGTATCGGTTGTCGGAGATATAAAAATGGGCGTGTGCTTTGCGCGTCTTTTGAAAAGGAAAGGTTTCGACGTTGTTGCATTTTACAGTGACAGTATCGAAACAAGCGTAAAATACGCCGTTGCGGTTTCATGCAAGGCATATCTTGATTTGGAACGCGCTGTGTCCGAAAGCGAGCTTATTATCCTCGCGGTAAACGACCGTGTGCTCAAACGGACTATGCGTAAAATCGCGGCATACAAGCCGTCGGGCAAAATTTTCTGCGCGCTCACCGCTGCGGAAACGTCCGACACCGTGAGCATCGGCGGAAATAACACGTATTTTACCGCATTTATTCCGAAATATGCCGATGATAACGGCGATTATTCCGACATTTCCGAGGCGCCTTTATTCTTTGAGGGCTTCGGCGAGCTGTATCACGATTTTTACGACGAGCTTTATATGCGCGGAGTCAATGCTAAATTTATCGACAAAACGCAAAAATACGGCTGTGCTCTCGCGGCGGCGCTTACCTCCGATTTTGTCGGTATGCTTTGTTCTATTGCGTGCGATGTATCGCAAAAGGTGAACACGGGCGACGGCTGGGTTAAGGATTTTGCCGCGGAATCGGCATACAAAGCGCTTGTGAGCGGAACAAGGAGCGAAGTGTTTAATGTGAATATGAAAAAGGCGCTTTCCGAGATTTCGTGCCTTGATGCCGACACGGTTCACAAGCTGAAAAGCACGATAAAAGTGCTTGAAGTGATGAGTGTTAGCTATTTTAACTAA